In Myxococcales bacterium, the DNA window GGCTCGAAGGGGGCGCCTCGAGCGACGGGGCGAAGCCTCCTCGGACGGCAGGGAGCCACTCGCCGTGCGCGTCGGTGCGGGCGGGCCTGGGCCTCGCGGGCGCGTGCCGTCGGGTCGGGGGCTCGCCGTCGTCGTGGCGGTGCCGAGGGCGTCCCGTGCTCGCGCGCGTCGGGTTCGGTGCGCTCCCCATTTGCGCCTCGACGAGCCGCGCGTAGTGGCCTCCGCGAGCGAGCAGCTCGGCGTGGGTGCCCGCCTCGACGAGCTCCCCCTCGTGCATCACCAAAATGCGATCCGCGCCCACCACCGTGCTGAGCCGGTGCGCGATGAGGATCCGTGTGCACCGGAGACCGTCGAGGGAGCGCTGCACCGCGGCCTCCGTGATCGCATCGAGCGCGCTCGTGGCCTCGTCGAGGAGGAGCACGGACGGTGCGGAGAGGAGCGCTCGCGCGAGGGCGATGCGCTGACGCTGGCCACCCGAGAGAGAGGCTCCACCGGCGACCACCGGGGTGTCGTACCCCATGGGCATCTTGCGGACGTCGCCGTCGATGCACGCGAGCTCGGCGGCAGCGACGACCCGCTCGAGCGAGGCCTGCGGCTCCGAGAGCGCGATGTTCGCCCGGATCGTCGAGCCGAACACGTGCGGGCGCTGCACGACCACGCCGAGCCGCCGCCGGAGGGACCGGAGCTCGAACGAGTCGAGCCTCTCGCCGTCGACGAGCACACGCCCCTCCGAGGGCTCGTAGAGGCCGAGCAAGAGGCGCCCGAGCGTGGTCTTCCCGGAGCCGGAGCGGCCGACGATCGCGATGCACTCGCCCGCTCGCACGTGCACCGACACACCTTTGACCACCAAGGGAGACTTGTCGCCGTAGCGGAAGCTCACGTTCTCGAGGGTGAGATCTCCTCGGAATTTCGGCGCCGCGCGGAGGGGCTTCTTCGGATCTTGCTCGGGCGCCGTGCGCAAGACGTCTTCGATGCGCTCGAGCTGCACCTTGACCGTCTGGAGGCGCTGGAGCGTAGCGACGAGGTTGATGGCCGGGTGCACGAACCCGACGGCGAACGCCTCGGCCGACAGCATGGTCCCGAGGCCGATGCGGTGCTCCATGACCTCGTGGACGCCGGACACGAGCAGCACCATCGGGCCGACGAGCCCGAGCGTGCCGAGCACGGCCTCCGAGAGGCTCGAGGTACCGCCTCGGCGGAGACCGACGTTGAGCACGTCGACGTAGAGCGACGCCCACTTTTGGGACGCGGCGTGCTCGGCGCCGCTCGCCTTGAGCGACTCCATCCCGGCCAATAGCTCCGAGAGCGCGTTCTGCGCCTCGGTCTGCTTCGCGATCGAGCTCGACGAGGCCTCGCGCAGCTTCTTTCGTGACACCACGTACACGAGGGCCTGGACGGCCACGATGGCGAGCGCCGTCGCGGCCATGGGGAGGCTCATGGCCGCCAAGAGCGCGAGGTGCACGACGACCAAGAGCCCGTCGATCGCCCCGGAGAGCACGGCCCCCGAGACCACCTCGCGGATCTGCTGGACGCTCCCGATGCGGAGCTGGAGATCGGCGGCCTGGCGGCGCTCGAAGAACGCGTACGGGAGGCGCATCATGTGATCGACGAAGCCGAGCGTGAGCTTGGCGTCGAAGCGCGTGCGGAGGTGCAAGAGGAGCTGAGCGCGTGTGAGGGTCGCGACGAAGTGGAAGGCGACGGCCACGACGAGGCCCACGACGAGCACCGTGAGCAGGTGCCGATCGTCCCGGGGGACCACGCGATCGACGAGGCGCCCGTTCACGAGCGGGAGGAGCAGCGCGATGCCTTGGAGGAAGAGCGAGAGCCCCGCGATGCGCACCCAGTCGCGGTCCCCGGCGAGCAGGCCGGCGAGGCGCTTCGCCGTCTCGCTGTCTTCCTTCTTCGACGTGACGAAGAGGTCGTCTTTCTCGAAGAGCAGCGCGATGCCCGAGAACGAGCGCCGGGCTTCGTCGAGCGTCACCTTGCGCCGGCCGAACGCCGGATCCACGAGGCGTACCTGGCCGTCCTCGACGCCCTCGAGCACGAGGAAGTGGCACATGTCCCAGTGGAGGATCGACGCGGAGGGGAGATCGGCGAGATCCTCGACCTCGACGCGCACCGCGCGACCACGGAGGCCGTACACGGAGGCCGTCTCGACGATCGCCCTCGCCGTGACGCCGTCGCGGCCGATCGCCATGGCGTCGCGGAGCGCGTGCAGCGGCACGTTGCGCCCGAAGGAGCCGAGCACCATCGCGAGCGACGCGGCGCCGCAGTCGGTCGCGGCGGTCTGGCGAACCTCCGGGATGCGTGCGGGGGTGAGCGCGCGCCCGAGCTTCGCGAGGACGGGGAAACGCTCGCGCAGGTCGCTTGTGTCGATCTCGAGCCCTTGAGCGGACATGAGAGCCTCTTTTGCAACCGAAGGGCCAACCGAGGGGACGCCGGTGCGGTCAAAAAGTGACGTGATTTCGGAGTGTTGAGGGCATGAGCCCGAACGTCACCCCGGGTCGAACGCGGACCGTGATCGAAAGCTTCACCCCGCCTCGGGCTAAGGGAGCACGGCCCGGAGCGCGGGGAGGAGCGTCACGAGCAGAGGCTCGCGACGGACGCGGATCTCGGCGGTCCCGGTGAGGCCGTCGAAGTATCCGTAGGGGTGGCCGTTCGATTGGAACGACGAGGCGGGCAGCTTCGCGCGAACGAGCACCTTGGCGCCCGGCTGGAGGGAGACCGCTCCCTCGCGCTCTTGCCCGAGCACACGCTGAGCCTCGAGCGGGCCGACGGCCTCCGAGGAGACGTCGGACACGACCATGTCTTGGTACTCGTAGCGAAAGCCGTCGAGCTCGAAGCGCACCTTCTGCCCCTCGCGGAGCATGGGGAGGTACTCGGCGGAGACGAGCATGACGAGCGAGGCCTTCGCGCCTTCACTCGGGGTCACCGTGGCGATCACGTCGCCGGGGCCCACGTGGTGGCCCACCTGGGCGCGTACGTCGCTCACGATCCCCGCGATCGTCGCGCGCACGTAGCGGCTCTCGACCGCATTTTTTGCCTGATCGCGGCGCGCGCGCAGCGCCACGACGGCCTGCTTCGTGCTCGCGTCGTTGGGGTCACGCAGCATTTTGGCGAGCAGGAGCTCGAGCTCCGACTCGGCGCGGTGGAGCTCGGCGCGCTCGTCCGTGTCGCTCATGTGGGCGAGCACGGCACCCGCGAGGACCGACTGCCCGGGGGTGACGCTCACTGCGTCGATCGTGCCCTGCCCGAGCGCCGTCACGACCCGTCGACCGTCGATGCGGACGACGGCCGCGCCCTTCGCGTACTCGTCGACCCCGAAGAGGCTCGCGAAGAGGAAGCCGACCACGGCCGCGATCGCCACGACCTTGACGGCCACGGTCTCCCAGCGGCGCTCGAAGCGGAGGATGTCGCCGCGCTCCTTCGTACCCTCGTGGGCTTGCACGGCTTCTTGGCGAAAGAGCCCCATCGTCATGATTTGTCGGTCTCCGTGAGGATTTTGGCGCGGCCGGTGGCGACGAGGAGGCGCGCCTTGGCGAGGGTCTCGGTGAGCTCGGCGCGGAGCTTCTCGGTGCGCGCGGCGATGTCGGCGCTCTCCGCGTCGTAGAGCTCGACGGGGGTCGACAGCCCTTGGACGTAGCGTGCCTGCACGACGGCGTAGACCGAGGCGGCGAGGTCCGCGGCCTTCTTCGCGTGGGTGAGCTGCTCGCCGACCGTGCGCACCGCGCTCGCGGCCACCGAGGCCTCGCGCTTCGCGTCCAAGACGGCCTTTTCGGCGAGGGCGTCGGCGTGTTTGGCCTCGGCGCGCGCGGCCCCCGTCGCGCTCGGGATGGCCATGTCGAAGATCGGGACCGAGATCACGAGCGAGCCGTGGGCCGTGCGTGCGGTGAGCACGGCGTCGTTCCGGTCGACGTACGCGAACCTGTACGTGGCGTCGCCGTGGAGGGCGATCGTGGGAAAATACCGGGACGACGTGGCCTCGGCCTCGGCGGCCCTCGCGTCTGCGACCGCACGCGCGGCGGAGGGGAGGGGGCCCTTTGCGGCGTCGACTTCGGCGCGCGCCGCGTTCGCGTCGACCTCGAGCGAGGGGACCTTGCCCTCTCCGATCGTGCTCGCGTCGACCCCGAGCAGCACCGCGAGCTCGGCGCGGCTGTCGGCGGCGGACACCTCGGCGACGGCCGCGTCACGCCGAGACGACTCGAGCCGCTGGAGCGCGCGGAGCTCCTCGATCGGCGGCTGAAGCCCCGATTTGGCGAGGGCCTTCGCGATCGTGGCGAGGCGCTCGCGGTTCGCGACCGTGGCTTTGGTGAGATCGACGAAGCGCCGCCGATACACGTAGTTGAGGTACGTCGTGGTGACGTCGGCGATCGTCGCGGCCATCGAAGCGGCCTCGTGCGCCTCGGCGGCGCGAAGGCCCTCGTCGGCGGCGCGTGCGGCGTTCGACGTACGGCCGAAATCCCAGAGCGTCCATCGCAAGGACACCCCGCCCGACGCCGAGAGCTGGCTGTTCTGGTACACGAAGACCTGGTCGCTCGGAGGCGGCGCGGCCTGCGTGTCTCGCACGGTCGACGCGTTGCCCGCGAGCTGCGCGGTGAGCGTCGGGTAGTAGGCCGCGCGGGAGAGCGAGGTCTTCTCGTCGGCGGTCGCGCGAGCAGCCTTCGCCGCCATGATCGCCGGCGCGCGTGACATCGCCCGCGAGAGCGCTTCTCCGAGAGTCCACGGCTTACCCTCGGCGCGCGCGTCGTGGGCGACGAGCGCGAAGGCGCAAGTGAGCGCGACCGAGGCGAGGCGTGTGGTGTTCACGTCGACGATCTCAGCAACCCGTGTGCCACGAGGGGCGAGCGTGATGCGTAGACCTCCGTGTCTATCCTCATGGTCCGGCATCCCCTTCGGATCCATCCCGAGCCCCCACCGGTGATCACTTCGATCACGAAGAAATGCGGGGAACTCTTCATGATTTCGCAGGTCTTTGGCTGCCGATGCTGGCACGCGCGCTGCACTTCGTCGGTGCAAAGGAGCTCCGACCATGCGCCAACCCAAGACGTTTCCCTCCCTCGACCCGCAGGCGCTCGACCGCGTCACCGGGGGCCTCAAGCTCGATGGAATTCCGGAGAGCACGAACATCGAAGACCGACGCCCCCAGTGGGCAGGCGGCCCCGTCCCGAACGACGTTTGGCAGAAGGAGCAAGACGATATCGCGCGCGAACGCGACGAGCGCGAACGGACCTGCGACGAGAACGACCCCTACGGCGACGAGGACGCCTCCATGGACGACGACGGTGCGGGCGAGCGTGACGGCGATCTCGGAGGAGGCCGCACCGACCAGGGGAACGACGAGGGCGGCGGCAACGAAGGCGACTACGGCAGCGAAGGCGAGGGCGGCGACTACGGCGGCGACGGAGGTGGGGACTACGGCGGCGACGGAGGTGGGGACTACGGCGGCGAGTGGTAGCCCCACCGAGGTGGAGTCGATCTGGGCGATCGTGCGATGGCACGGTCGCCCTTTTTTCTTCGGGCGGTGCTCGTGCGGAAGGAGGGGCTATTCCTGCGGTCGCGTCTTCGATGGAACCAACGGCAAAAGCCCACCCGTTTCCGGATGGGCCTTGCTCGTACTCTCGTCGGGGCTCGCGCTCTCTTACGCCTCGTAGACGTCGCCGCCGCCATCCCCGCCGAAGTCGCCTTCGTTGCCGTAGCCGCCGTCGCCTGCGTTGCCGTAGCCGCCGTCGCCTTCGTTGCCGTAGCCGCCGTCGCCTTCGTTGCCGTAGCCGCCGTTGCCCTCGTTGCCGTAGCCGCCGTCGCCCTCGTTGCCGTAGCCGTCGTCGCCCTCGTTGCCGTAGCCGCCGTCGCCCTCGTTGCCGTAGCCGCCGTCGCCCTCGTTGCCGTAGCCGCCGTCGCCCTCGTTGCCGTAGCCGCCGTCGCCCTCGTTGCCGTAGCCGCCGTCGCCCTCGTTGCCGTAGCCGCCGTCGCCCTCGTTGCCGTAGCCGCCGTCGCCGGAGCTCGCGTCCGCGCCATCTTCGGTCGATGAGCTCGCATTCGCAGGGGCCTCACCGGCTTCGCCACGTTGCTGCCCGCCCATGTCGCCCGGCGCGCCGAAGCCGCCGGGGTCGCCGAGCGGCTCGAGCGGAGGGCCCTTGTACTCCCAGTTCAGCGCGCCTCGCACGGCCTCGAATGCTCCCATGGCGCCTCGCACGGCGGCAGCAGGGTTCATCGCGGCCGCTCCGACCGCTCCTGCCAGCGGTGGGATGAACTGCACGAATCCACCCGAGACCTGGTCGAGTGCGGCGTCGTCGATGGGGCGAAACTTCGAGTGCATGCTCATGGTCGTGACCTCCGAGACGACGGAAGTGCAGCGCGCGTGCCAGCGCGAAAACCCGAGAAAACGCGATCGTCGCGCGGGGTGATCTGGGTTTGCGTCCGTTCGCTCGGAGGATCCACG includes these proteins:
- a CDS encoding TolC family protein is translated as MNTTRLASVALTCAFALVAHDARAEGKPWTLGEALSRAMSRAPAIMAAKAARATADEKTSLSRAAYYPTLTAQLAGNASTVRDTQAAPPPSDQVFVYQNSQLSASGGVSLRWTLWDFGRTSNAARAADEGLRAAEAHEAASMAATIADVTTTYLNYVYRRRFVDLTKATVANRERLATIAKALAKSGLQPPIEELRALQRLESSRRDAAVAEVSAADSRAELAVLLGVDASTIGEGKVPSLEVDANAARAEVDAAKGPLPSAARAVADARAAEAEATSSRYFPTIALHGDATYRFAYVDRNDAVLTARTAHGSLVISVPIFDMAIPSATGAARAEAKHADALAEKAVLDAKREASVAASAVRTVGEQLTHAKKAADLAASVYAVVQARYVQGLSTPVELYDAESADIAARTEKLRAELTETLAKARLLVATGRAKILTETDKS
- a CDS encoding peptidase domain-containing ABC transporter, whose translation is MSAQGLEIDTSDLRERFPVLAKLGRALTPARIPEVRQTAATDCGAASLAMVLGSFGRNVPLHALRDAMAIGRDGVTARAIVETASVYGLRGRAVRVEVEDLADLPSASILHWDMCHFLVLEGVEDGQVRLVDPAFGRRKVTLDEARRSFSGIALLFEKDDLFVTSKKEDSETAKRLAGLLAGDRDWVRIAGLSLFLQGIALLLPLVNGRLVDRVVPRDDRHLLTVLVVGLVVAVAFHFVATLTRAQLLLHLRTRFDAKLTLGFVDHMMRLPYAFFERRQAADLQLRIGSVQQIREVVSGAVLSGAIDGLLVVVHLALLAAMSLPMAATALAIVAVQALVYVVSRKKLREASSSSIAKQTEAQNALSELLAGMESLKASGAEHAASQKWASLYVDVLNVGLRRGGTSSLSEAVLGTLGLVGPMVLLVSGVHEVMEHRIGLGTMLSAEAFAVGFVHPAINLVATLQRLQTVKVQLERIEDVLRTAPEQDPKKPLRAAPKFRGDLTLENVSFRYGDKSPLVVKGVSVHVRAGECIAIVGRSGSGKTTLGRLLLGLYEPSEGRVLVDGERLDSFELRSLRRRLGVVVQRPHVFGSTIRANIALSEPQASLERVVAAAELACIDGDVRKMPMGYDTPVVAGGASLSGGQRQRIALARALLSAPSVLLLDEATSALDAITEAAVQRSLDGLRCTRILIAHRLSTVVGADRILVMHEGELVEAGTHAELLARGGHYARLVEAQMGSAPNPTRASTGRPRHRHDDGEPPTRRHAPARPRPARTDAHGEWLPAVRGGFAPSLEAPPSSPLDELPTYPGWPAGFPRRMP
- a CDS encoding HlyD family efflux transporter periplasmic adaptor subunit yields the protein MTMGLFRQEAVQAHEGTKERGDILRFERRWETVAVKVVAIAAVVGFLFASLFGVDEYAKGAAVVRIDGRRVVTALGQGTIDAVSVTPGQSVLAGAVLAHMSDTDERAELHRAESELELLLAKMLRDPNDASTKQAVVALRARRDQAKNAVESRYVRATIAGIVSDVRAQVGHHVGPGDVIATVTPSEGAKASLVMLVSAEYLPMLREGQKVRFELDGFRYEYQDMVVSDVSSEAVGPLEAQRVLGQEREGAVSLQPGAKVLVRAKLPASSFQSNGHPYGYFDGLTGTAEIRVRREPLLVTLLPALRAVLP